In Odontesthes bonariensis isolate fOdoBon6 chromosome 9, fOdoBon6.hap1, whole genome shotgun sequence, the following proteins share a genomic window:
- the LOC142388386 gene encoding uncharacterized protein C14orf132, translating into MELSLMSAQHFPAASGAFMDSPYNGNASLQTSTSNLNASYSRPSEAEDDGKVSSDTIWLWIAVLATIGNIVVVAVVCACAF; encoded by the coding sequence CATTTCCCGGCTGCGAGCGGGGCCTTCATGGATTCTCCGTACAATGGCAACGCATCCTTGCAGACATCCACGTCCAACCTCAACGCCAGCTATTCACGACCCTCGGAAGCTGAGGATGATGGGAAAGTGTCCAGTGACACCATTTGGCTGTGGATTGCTGTGCTGGCAACCATTGGCAACATAGTGGTGGTGGCTGTGGTTTGTGCCTGTGCCTTCTGA